One region of Campylobacter showae CSUNSWCD genomic DNA includes:
- a CDS encoding aminotransferase class V-fold PLP-dependent enzyme, producing the protein MANLDEIRKNIILKPGVHYFDFAASGLAYELVEREIGEILKTYANTHSDSSSSAIITQRRYEGARESLKKLLGLDERFYLIACGQGATAAIKKFQELLGIYLPPATRSAIGEANLRAAQLPLVLVSPYEHHSNELSFREGLCDYLRVPLSESGEIDLLALERILKLNAGRRIIGSFSAASNVTGIISDYKKISELIRAAGGIVAFDCAALSSHANLDCDHFDAIFLSPHKLLGGPASCGLLAIKKELLNSDVPTFAAGGTVAYANREGHVFLKNPEQLEEGGTPPIIGLIRANLAYALRNEVGFERIKSAEDELAQLFESELAGIDEVINYAPKGAPRLPIISFNVRGVSAYDFAASLSNDFGIQTRAGVMCAGPYAHDLLGIKEGRMPESKPGFVRVSLHYTHTEQDVRYLVGAIKSCIKKHRELWGEEKAMYEMFGGKI; encoded by the coding sequence ATGGCAAATTTAGACGAAATAAGAAAAAATATCATCCTAAAACCTGGCGTGCATTATTTTGATTTCGCGGCTTCGGGGCTTGCTTATGAGCTCGTAGAGCGCGAGATAGGCGAAATTTTAAAAACCTACGCCAACACCCACTCCGATAGTAGCTCTAGCGCGATCATCACGCAGCGTCGCTACGAGGGCGCGCGCGAGAGCCTAAAAAAGCTGCTGGGGCTTGACGAGCGGTTTTATCTCATCGCCTGCGGACAGGGCGCGACGGCTGCGATCAAGAAATTTCAGGAGCTGCTTGGCATCTACTTGCCGCCTGCGACCAGAAGCGCGATCGGCGAGGCAAATTTACGCGCCGCACAGCTTCCGCTCGTGCTCGTTTCGCCCTACGAACACCACTCAAACGAGCTTAGCTTTCGCGAGGGGCTTTGCGACTACCTGCGCGTGCCTCTTAGCGAATCTGGCGAGATCGATCTGCTCGCACTTGAGCGCATCCTAAAGCTAAATGCGGGACGCCGCATCATCGGCTCGTTTAGCGCCGCCTCAAACGTCACGGGCATCATTAGCGACTATAAAAAGATCAGCGAGCTAATCAGAGCCGCAGGCGGTATCGTCGCCTTTGACTGCGCGGCGCTGAGCTCGCACGCAAATTTAGACTGCGACCATTTCGACGCGATTTTTCTCTCACCTCATAAGCTACTCGGCGGACCTGCAAGCTGTGGGCTTTTGGCGATCAAAAAAGAGTTGCTTAACAGCGACGTACCGACATTTGCCGCGGGCGGGACGGTCGCTTATGCTAACCGCGAAGGACACGTATTTTTGAAAAATCCCGAGCAGCTAGAGGAGGGCGGTACGCCGCCTATCATCGGCCTTATACGGGCAAATTTGGCCTACGCGCTGCGAAACGAAGTCGGTTTTGAGAGGATAAAAAGCGCCGAAGACGAGCTAGCGCAGCTTTTTGAGAGCGAGCTAGCGGGCATAGATGAGGTCATAAACTACGCTCCAAAGGGCGCGCCGCGACTGCCGATAATCTCATTTAACGTGCGCGGCGTATCGGCGTATGATTTCGCCGCGAGCCTTAGCAACGACTTTGGTATCCAGACGCGCGCGGGCGTGATGTGCGCGGGGCCGTACGCTCACGATCTGCTGGGTATCAAGGAGGGGCGCATGCCAGAAAGTAAGCCCGGCTTCGTGCGCGTGAGCCTGCACTATACGCACACCGAGCAAGACGTGCGCTATTTAGTTGGCGCGATAAAATCCTGCATCAAAAAGCACCGCGAGCTCTGGGGCGAGGAGAAGGCGATGTATGAGATGTTTGGCGGGAAAATTTAA
- the tupC gene encoding tungstate ABC transporter ATP-binding protein TupC, with protein MINVRNLRLNYGASEILNIPHLDIDVTKITALTGSNGSGKSTLMRVISFLQKPTSGEVRLWGSSAPSLNLLRDVSVLLPEPALLKRPVRENFKAVLKSRGVLGEFDERASEALNLVGLDESFLNKRHFELSSGQTQRVSFALNLALRSRLYLLDEPTNSVDAGTSKLFGKAVLYMWQRYGCGFVIASHDDKWLTAIAEENVFLHKGRVCEFEYKNIFDARDGVLKFDENAIINLPSNLRSATKIAVNPGKITLSKTPIDGCLSGILHSVSLYLGKELLVKIKIGDFLIKTLAPNSQNFNIGENIYFKFDEGAFLGLE; from the coding sequence GTGATAAACGTTAGAAATTTACGCCTAAACTACGGCGCGAGCGAGATTTTAAACATCCCGCACCTTGATATCGATGTCACTAAAATCACCGCGTTAACTGGTAGCAACGGCAGTGGTAAAAGTACACTGATGCGTGTGATTTCGTTTTTACAAAAGCCCACTAGCGGCGAGGTGCGGCTGTGGGGAAGCAGCGCGCCTAGCTTAAATTTACTGCGCGACGTTAGCGTTTTGTTGCCCGAGCCCGCGCTTTTAAAACGCCCCGTGAGGGAAAATTTTAAAGCCGTTTTAAAAAGCCGCGGAGTGCTAGGGGAATTTGACGAGCGAGCGAGCGAGGCGTTAAATTTGGTCGGGCTTGACGAGAGTTTTTTAAACAAGCGCCACTTTGAGCTAAGCTCGGGGCAGACGCAGCGCGTTAGCTTTGCGCTAAATTTGGCGCTTAGATCGCGGCTATATCTACTCGACGAGCCGACAAATAGCGTGGACGCGGGCACGTCAAAGCTTTTCGGCAAGGCGGTGCTTTACATGTGGCAAAGATACGGCTGCGGCTTTGTGATCGCTAGTCACGACGATAAATGGCTAACCGCGATCGCCGAAGAAAACGTCTTTTTGCACAAGGGGCGCGTGTGCGAATTTGAATACAAAAATATATTCGACGCTCGGGACGGGGTTTTGAAATTTGACGAAAACGCTATCATAAATTTGCCGTCAAATTTGCGTAGCGCCACAAAGATCGCCGTAAATCCCGGCAAAATAACGCTAAGTAAAACGCCGATTGATGGGTGCTTGAGCGGTATCTTGCACTCAGTTTCGCTCTATCTTGGCAAAGAGCTTTTGGTAAAAATCAAAATTGGCGACTTTTTGATTAAAACGCTGGCACCTAATTCGCAAAATTTTAATATCGGCGAAAATATTTATTTTAAATTTGACGAAGGAGCGTTTTTGGGGCTTGAATGA
- the fdhD gene encoding formate dehydrogenase accessory sulfurtransferase FdhD, translating to MQPIFTTQIIKFKGAQKSAVDDILVREIKLEIYINGKRFGALMATPTDQEALAAGYLISENLIASPEDIESIELSDDALSVRVKAKINEKRLEQFDEEKVIISGCGRSSTANIDPGAMAARSIKGEVKFHKDEILRQMGQFYTQCELYEMTGCVHTAKLFVSGEQFYIGEDIAQHNTIDKAVGKAVLAGAQLQNSFLMVSGRLSSEMVAKAVMHGIPVLVSRTAPTSLGVVIARKFNLTLCGFARGENINVYSGAERIYE from the coding sequence ATGCAACCTATTTTTACGACGCAAATCATCAAATTTAAAGGTGCGCAAAAAAGCGCCGTGGATGATATTTTGGTGCGCGAGATCAAGCTTGAGATCTACATAAACGGCAAGCGTTTTGGCGCACTGATGGCAACTCCGACCGATCAGGAGGCTCTGGCTGCGGGCTATCTAATCAGCGAAAATTTGATCGCGAGCCCCGAGGATATCGAGAGTATCGAGCTCTCAGACGACGCTTTAAGCGTGCGGGTAAAGGCTAAAATCAACGAAAAACGCCTCGAGCAGTTTGACGAGGAAAAGGTGATAATCAGTGGCTGCGGGCGTAGCTCTACGGCAAATATCGATCCAGGGGCTATGGCGGCACGCTCGATAAAGGGCGAGGTTAAATTTCACAAAGACGAAATTTTGCGCCAGATGGGGCAGTTTTACACGCAGTGCGAGCTCTACGAGATGACTGGCTGCGTGCACACGGCTAAGCTTTTTGTTAGCGGCGAACAGTTTTACATCGGCGAGGATATCGCCCAGCACAACACCATAGATAAAGCCGTCGGCAAAGCGGTACTAGCAGGTGCGCAGCTGCAAAATTCGTTTTTGATGGTGAGCGGGAGGCTGAGCTCCGAGATGGTCGCAAAAGCCGTCATGCACGGCATCCCCGTGCTCGTCTCGCGCACGGCTCCGACTAGCCTTGGCGTCGTGATAGCGCGTAAATTTAACCTCACGCTATGCGGCTTTGCTCGCGGCGAAAACATAAACGTGTATAGCGGCGCGGAGAGAATCTATGAGTGA
- a CDS encoding M48 family metallopeptidase: protein MQSDVKIIKKDVKNITLKVRPSGEAILTAPNSVSDEHIKFIMQKRAQWIAQKRAFFASFKTPQKEYVSGEDFRYLGRSYRLKVVQSKEERVKLQRGYLELFVKDKSDLKRRENLIYEWYHEKAMIYFFNILQEFNKIVKQDIKSVKIRQMKTRWGSCNPYKSYINLNIELIKKPKVCIEYVVFHELAHLHYPDHSKEFYDYLSLYMPDWQKRKEILEKAMP from the coding sequence ATGCAAAGTGACGTAAAAATCATCAAAAAAGATGTAAAAAATATCACTTTAAAAGTTAGACCTAGCGGCGAAGCGATACTGACCGCGCCAAATTCGGTAAGCGATGAGCATATAAAATTTATCATGCAAAAAAGAGCCCAGTGGATAGCGCAAAAACGTGCGTTTTTTGCTTCGTTTAAGACGCCGCAAAAAGAGTACGTAAGCGGTGAGGATTTTAGATATCTTGGGCGAAGTTATAGGCTAAAAGTGGTGCAGTCTAAGGAGGAGCGCGTAAAGCTTCAAAGGGGTTATCTAGAGCTATTTGTAAAAGATAAAAGCGACCTAAAGCGAAGAGAAAATTTGATTTATGAGTGGTATCATGAAAAGGCGATGATATATTTTTTTAACATCTTGCAAGAGTTTAACAAGATAGTAAAGCAAGATATCAAAAGCGTAAAAATAAGGCAGATGAAAACAAGATGGGGAAGCTGCAATCCATATAAATCATATATAAATTTAAACATAGAGCTTATCAAAAAGCCAAAGGTGTGCATCGAGTATGTCGTATTTCACGAGCTAGCTCACTTGCACTATCCAGATCACTCAAAGGAATTTTATGATTATTTGAGCCTTTACATGCCTGATTGGCAAAAACGCAAGGAGATTTTAGAGAAGGCTATGCCGTAA
- the tupA gene encoding tungstate ABC transporter substrate-binding protein TupA yields the protein MKKVILGSLIASVLAFAGDSELIMATTTSTDNTGLLDAIYPAYKAKTGVDIKWTAVGTGAALKLGENCDADILFVHSPKVEKEFVEKGFGLKRNAVMYNDFVVIADKSIADKFKGKDIKQSFELIKKDGIKFFSRGDKSGTDNKEKGIWKKIAGEVPEKDGWYMQTGQGMLATINAAAEQKGVTFTDRGTYIKYEANQKGHPEMVIINEGDNDLKNFYSLIAVNPKHCPKTDIENAEKFIKWATSEEGQKFIGDFKLLDKPLFTPDANTRKN from the coding sequence ATGAAAAAAGTAATACTAGGCTCGCTAATCGCGAGCGTTTTGGCGTTTGCGGGCGATAGCGAACTCATCATGGCAACTACGACTAGCACCGATAACACGGGGCTACTAGACGCGATCTATCCTGCGTATAAGGCAAAAACCGGCGTCGATATCAAATGGACTGCCGTAGGCACTGGAGCGGCTTTAAAACTAGGCGAAAACTGCGATGCGGACATACTTTTCGTTCACTCACCAAAAGTTGAGAAAGAATTTGTAGAAAAAGGTTTTGGCTTAAAAAGAAATGCCGTAATGTACAATGACTTCGTCGTTATCGCTGATAAATCAATTGCTGATAAATTTAAAGGCAAAGATATAAAACAAAGCTTTGAACTTATCAAAAAAGATGGTATCAAATTCTTCTCACGTGGCGATAAATCAGGCACAGACAATAAAGAAAAAGGCATCTGGAAAAAGATCGCTGGTGAAGTCCCTGAAAAAGACGGCTGGTATATGCAAACAGGTCAAGGCATGCTAGCTACGATAAATGCTGCTGCTGAGCAAAAAGGCGTTACATTTACTGACCGTGGTACTTACATTAAATATGAAGCAAACCAAAAAGGTCATCCTGAGATGGTCATCATCAACGAGGGCGACAACGATCTTAAAAACTTCTACTCTCTAATCGCAGTAAATCCAAAACACTGCCCTAAAACTGACATCGAAAATGCAGAGAAATTTATAAAATGGGCTACAAGCGAAGAGGGTCAGAAATTTATAGGTGACTTCAAACTTCTTGACAAGCCACTTTTCACACCAGACGCAAATACGCGCAAAAACTAA
- the tupB gene encoding tungstate ABC transporter permease TupB has protein sequence MDFLLNGFLEAFRLLFSGDEETYSAIRATLYTSSVSIFFAILVGFPLGFTLGFYDFKGRRVLRLLSDTALAMPTVAIGLILYAFITRNGPFGEFGLLFTLKAVMLGQFVLALPIIISLSASVVENMDKKHYLTILNLRLSAPRLVGCVLYELRYALMVVVATAYGRIVAEVGVAMMIGGNIKYFTRTITTAVSLETNKGEFAMGIALALVLIFIAFAVNLAIHALKRLNR, from the coding sequence TTGGACTTTCTACTAAACGGATTTTTGGAGGCCTTTAGGCTGCTTTTTAGCGGCGACGAGGAGACGTATTCGGCGATCAGGGCGACGCTTTACACTTCGAGCGTTTCGATATTTTTTGCGATTTTAGTCGGTTTTCCGCTAGGATTTACGCTGGGATTTTATGATTTTAAAGGACGCAGGGTTTTGCGTCTGCTCAGCGATACGGCGCTTGCGATGCCCACCGTTGCGATCGGGCTTATTTTGTATGCATTTATCACGCGAAACGGGCCGTTTGGCGAGTTTGGGCTGCTTTTTACGCTAAAGGCCGTGATGCTGGGACAGTTCGTGTTGGCGCTGCCTATCATCATCTCGCTAAGCGCTAGCGTCGTGGAAAATATGGACAAAAAGCACTATCTAACGATACTAAATTTACGCCTGAGCGCGCCTAGGCTAGTGGGCTGCGTGCTTTACGAGCTGAGGTATGCTCTGATGGTGGTCGTAGCGACGGCGTACGGGCGTATCGTGGCTGAGGTCGGTGTCGCGATGATGATCGGCGGAAATATCAAATATTTTACTCGCACGATCACGACTGCAGTATCGCTAGAGACGAACAAGGGTGAGTTTGCGATGGGTATAGCGCTAGCTTTGGTGCTTATCTTTATCGCATTTGCGGTAAATTTGGCGATACACGCGCTAAAAAGGCTTAATCGATGA
- a CDS encoding molybdopterin biosynthesis protein MoeB, whose translation MRANFSEKGKFKFGKFDYEKARETAQNCAKFKLDNDEEEMACGGEISCYD comes from the coding sequence ATGCGTGCAAATTTTAGTGAAAAAGGCAAGTTTAAATTTGGCAAATTTGACTATGAAAAAGCGCGAGAAACCGCCCAAAACTGCGCCAAATTTAAGCTCGATAACGACGAGGAAGAGATGGCGTGCGGCGGCGAGATTAGCTGCTACGACTGA
- a CDS encoding winged helix-turn-helix domain-containing protein codes for MSEQIRELIAKLLNPKGRLDCGAAFKIAAKLGVEVGLVSDEAEKMGVKIDNCELGQFGGLENGRGKYTVMTQLKQMTDEKNRILCKDARDAAAGVGLKTIRSTLKDYKIDVKYCQLGCFKEKKGKKMRVKTKTWIENDEGELIFGKGKTEVLDVIAEVGSISKAAEILGMNYKKCWTHLQILQKNLKEELFTTKQGGGENAGTTLNERAHELINAYRQLQNDIEDFADKRFKELFLKKDGEKKDETNDKKK; via the coding sequence ATGAGTGAGCAAATCCGCGAACTGATCGCAAAACTGCTAAATCCAAAGGGCAGGCTAGACTGCGGCGCGGCGTTTAAGATCGCTGCAAAGCTAGGCGTAGAGGTCGGGCTGGTTAGCGACGAGGCCGAAAAAATGGGTGTAAAGATCGACAACTGCGAGCTAGGGCAGTTTGGCGGGCTGGAAAACGGACGCGGCAAATACACCGTGATGACGCAGCTAAAGCAGATGACCGACGAAAAGAACAGAATCCTGTGCAAAGACGCTAGAGACGCGGCTGCGGGCGTGGGGCTAAAGACGATCCGCTCGACGCTAAAAGACTATAAAATCGACGTAAAATACTGCCAGTTGGGGTGTTTTAAGGAGAAGAAAGGAAAAAAGATGAGAGTAAAAACCAAAACCTGGATAGAAAACGACGAGGGCGAGCTTATCTTCGGCAAGGGTAAAACAGAAGTCCTAGACGTCATCGCAGAGGTTGGCTCGATCTCAAAGGCCGCCGAAATTCTAGGCATGAACTATAAAAAATGCTGGACTCATCTGCAAATTTTGCAAAAAAATCTAAAAGAGGAGCTCTTTACCACTAAGCAAGGCGGCGGAGAAAACGCCGGCACGACGCTAAACGAGCGCGCGCATGAGCTCATAAACGCCTATAGACAGCTTCAAAACGACATCGAGGATTTTGCGGATAAGCGCTTTAAGGAGCTGTTTTTGAAAAAAGACGGCGAGAAAAAAGACGAGACAAACGATAAAAAGAAATAA
- a CDS encoding TorD/DmsD family molecular chaperone has product MTSKGEFAAGRGLYYSLFSRFFVFSLSGDRFTGLSAMLGLAAAHALNEESAAAIMHIQAKFDEKNPQNLADEFDEIFHAPPSPLRNSLSYYDEGYEVGHACAKVRKILARTDLRRDEAKFKESEDNVGFVFALMSEFIAREGELELYGELEEQLFKEIINPNIDEFIESLFNHESSEIYKDVAVLLQGFIEFERVVLSAPRPINHGENKKTLDGVSRSEAIRRQKNRVRKIKAMEEENAKK; this is encoded by the coding sequence ATGACTAGCAAGGGCGAATTTGCGGCGGGACGCGGGCTTTACTACTCGCTATTTTCGCGTTTTTTCGTTTTTAGTCTAAGTGGCGATAGATTTACCGGCCTAAGCGCGATGCTAGGACTTGCCGCAGCTCATGCTCTAAACGAAGAATCAGCCGCTGCGATAATGCATATACAGGCAAAATTCGACGAGAAAAATCCGCAAAATTTAGCGGATGAATTCGATGAAATTTTCCACGCTCCGCCAAGCCCGCTTAGAAACTCGCTGTCCTACTACGACGAGGGCTACGAGGTCGGGCATGCCTGCGCGAAAGTGCGTAAAATCTTAGCCCGCACCGACCTTAGGCGAGATGAGGCTAAATTTAAAGAAAGTGAAGACAACGTAGGCTTCGTGTTTGCGCTAATGAGCGAATTTATAGCGCGCGAGGGCGAGCTGGAGCTATACGGCGAGCTTGAGGAACAGCTTTTTAAAGAGATCATAAACCCAAACATCGATGAGTTTATAGAGAGTCTTTTTAATCACGAAAGTAGCGAAATTTACAAGGACGTCGCGGTGCTACTGCAAGGATTTATCGAGTTTGAGCGCGTAGTTTTGAGCGCGCCGCGTCCTATAAATCACGGCGAAAACAAAAAGACTTTGGACGGAGTTTCAAGATCCGAAGCCATAAGAAGACAAAAAAACCGAGTGAGAAAGATAAAAGCTATGGAGGAAGAAAATGCAAAAAAATAG
- a CDS encoding twin-arginine translocation signal domain-containing protein: MQKNRREFLKKAGLVGAVAATAGVATAAASNLKYGKSKKTEVLYKRSKNWDLYYEQAK; this comes from the coding sequence ATGCAAAAAAATAGGCGAGAATTTTTAAAAAAGGCGGGGCTAGTCGGCGCGGTAGCGGCTACGGCCGGAGTAGCGACGGCAGCGGCGTCAAACCTAAAATACGGTAAAAGCAAAAAGACCGAGGTGCTATACAAAAGAAGCAAAAACTGGGATCTATACTACGAACAAGCGAAATAA